The segment AGCGGTTCCGTAAGATGAACAGGATGCCGGACGATTGCGCGCCGTCCCGATGGGCGCGCGCCGCACTCAGGGGATCGACCGACCGCTCAGTGCGGCGACAGGCCCATCAGGCCGCGGGCGAAGTCGGTGGCGTCGAACGGCCTCAGATCGTCGATCTTCTCGCCGACCCCGACTGCATGCACCGGCAGGCCGAACTTCTCGGCGAGGCCGACCAGCACGCCGCCCTTCGCCGTGCCGTCCAGCTTGGTGACGATCAGGCCGGTGACATTGACCATGTCGAGAAACGTCTCGACCTGGGCGTGCGCATTTTGGCCGGTGGTGGCGTCGAGGACGAGCAGGGTCTCGTGCGGCGCGGTCGGGTCCTGCTTCTTGATGACCCGCACGACCTTCTGCAGCTCGGACATCAGGTTCGCCTTGTTGTGCAGGCGCCCGGCGGTGTCGATCATCAGGATGTCGGCGCCCTCGGCCTTGGCCTTCGTCATGGCGTCGAAGGCGAGGCCGGCGGCGTCGGCGCCGGTCGGCCGCGACAGGACCTCGGCACCGGTGCGCTCGCCCCAGACCTTCAGCTGCTCGACCGCGGCGGCGCGGAAGGTGTCGCCCGCGGCCAGCA is part of the Constrictibacter sp. MBR-5 genome and harbors:
- the ftsY gene encoding signal recognition particle-docking protein FtsY, producing the protein MSDDMDDGTDAQKAEGERQGWFQRLRAGLARSSERLTSGIDRIFVRRRLDEKALEELEELLILADIGPSTAAKLTAELARSKLNRDVTPEEIRTALAEQIAAMLEPVAHPIDIERGHKPHVFLVVGVNGAGKTTTIGKYAYFLGDEGKKVLLAAGDTFRAAAVEQLKVWGERTGAEVLSRPTGADAAGLAFDAMTKAKAEGADILMIDTAGRLHNKANLMSELQKVVRVIKKQDPTAPHETLLVLDATTGQNAHAQVETFLDMVNVTGLIVTKLDGTAKGGVLVGLAEKFGLPVHAVGVGEKIDDLRPFDATDFARGLMGLSPH